The Pelagibacterium halotolerans B2 genome has a segment encoding these proteins:
- the rocD gene encoding ornithine--oxo-acid transaminase has protein sequence MALTEDLIALEQTLGAHNYKPLDVALVRGEGVFVYDVDGKQYLDCLSAYSAVNQGHCHPKILQAMVEQAKKLTLTSRAFHNDQLALFYQEIADLTGSHKVLPMNTGAEAVESAIKAVRKWGYEVKGVEKDKAEIIVCANNFHGRTMGIVGFSTDPDARGGFGPFAPGFRIIPFGDADALEKAITPNTVGFLVEPIQGEAGVIIPPEGYFRRVRQLCTDNNVTLILDEIQTGLGRTGKLLAEQHEGIEADVTLLGKALSGGFYPVSAVLSNSEVLGVLQPGQHGSTFGGNPLACAVARAALRVLTEEGMIENAAALGPYFLEGLAGIKSNHIRSVRGRGLMLAVDLHPEAGGARKFCHTLKEHGILAKDTHTDTIRIAPPLVITKKQIDDALEVFGKVLAG, from the coding sequence ATGGCACTGACCGAGGATCTTATTGCGCTGGAGCAGACGCTGGGCGCACACAATTACAAGCCCCTCGACGTGGCGCTGGTGCGCGGCGAGGGCGTGTTCGTCTATGATGTGGACGGCAAGCAATATCTCGATTGCCTGTCGGCCTATTCGGCGGTCAATCAGGGCCATTGTCACCCAAAGATCCTTCAGGCGATGGTCGAGCAGGCCAAAAAGCTGACACTGACCTCGCGGGCCTTTCACAACGATCAGCTTGCCCTGTTCTATCAGGAAATTGCCGATCTCACCGGATCGCACAAGGTGCTGCCGATGAATACGGGGGCCGAGGCGGTCGAGAGCGCGATCAAGGCGGTGCGCAAATGGGGGTATGAGGTCAAGGGCGTCGAAAAGGACAAGGCCGAAATCATCGTCTGCGCCAACAATTTTCACGGGCGGACCATGGGGATCGTCGGATTTTCGACAGACCCGGATGCGCGGGGCGGGTTCGGGCCGTTCGCGCCGGGGTTCCGGATCATTCCTTTCGGCGATGCCGATGCGCTGGAAAAGGCGATTACGCCCAATACGGTGGGGTTTCTGGTCGAGCCGATTCAGGGGGAAGCTGGCGTTATCATTCCGCCTGAGGGCTATTTCCGGCGCGTGCGCCAGCTGTGCACCGACAATAATGTGACGCTTATATTGGATGAAATTCAAACGGGACTGGGGCGGACGGGAAAGCTTCTGGCAGAGCAGCACGAAGGCATCGAGGCCGATGTGACCTTGCTGGGCAAGGCGCTGTCGGGAGGATTTTATCCGGTGTCGGCGGTGCTTTCCAATTCCGAGGTTCTGGGTGTGCTCCAGCCCGGGCAGCACGGGTCGACCTTTGGAGGCAATCCGCTGGCCTGTGCCGTGGCGCGGGCGGCGCTTCGGGTCTTGACAGAGGAAGGTATGATCGAGAATGCGGCGGCGCTCGGGCCCTATTTCCTCGAAGGACTGGCAGGTATCAAATCGAACCATATCCGCTCGGTCCGGGGGCGGGGGTTGATGCTGGCGGTCGACCTGCACCCCGAAGCGGGGGGCGCGCGGAAATTCTGCCATACGCTCAAGGAGCACGGAATACTGGCGAAGGACACTCATACCGATACAATCCGGATCGCGCCGCCCCTGGTGATCACCAAAAAGCAGATCGATGACGCGCTGGAGGTATTCGGCAAGGTGCTGGCAGGTTAG
- the rocF gene encoding arginase produces MRGPEPRTITLIGAPVEDGAGRQGCSMGPKALRIAGLAEALSGLGHTVIDRGDVLPEGNEFALEGLAHNVVEVTGFARALADAGESALADGTAVYLGGDHALSFGSVAAALRHADRVGKKLHVLWLDAHADFNTPQTSTSGNMHGMPAAFFCGEAGFDGMLECPTMPASRYHLVGARSIDPAEVDLLAARGADVNDMAEIDEHGIGAIVRRILKEVEADDALLHVSLDVDFIEPDLAPGVGTTVPGGATVREAHLAMEMVGRCGRLVSLDLVELNPFLDDRGKSARLMVELAASAFGRRIFDRPTQPA; encoded by the coding sequence ATGCGTGGACCCGAGCCAAGAACCATCACCCTGATTGGAGCGCCCGTCGAAGACGGCGCGGGGCGGCAGGGGTGTTCGATGGGCCCTAAAGCCCTGCGGATCGCCGGGCTGGCGGAGGCCTTGTCGGGGCTTGGGCATACGGTGATCGATCGCGGCGATGTCTTGCCGGAAGGCAATGAATTCGCGCTCGAAGGGCTGGCGCATAATGTCGTTGAGGTGACCGGGTTTGCCCGGGCGCTGGCCGATGCGGGCGAGAGTGCTCTAGCGGACGGCACGGCTGTTTATCTGGGTGGGGACCATGCGCTCTCGTTCGGTTCTGTGGCGGCCGCCTTGCGGCATGCGGATCGGGTGGGCAAGAAGCTGCACGTGCTGTGGCTGGATGCGCATGCCGATTTCAATACGCCGCAGACTTCGACGTCGGGGAACATGCATGGCATGCCGGCGGCGTTTTTTTGCGGCGAGGCCGGTTTCGACGGTATGCTCGAGTGTCCGACGATGCCGGCAAGCCGCTATCATCTGGTCGGCGCTCGCTCTATCGATCCGGCGGAAGTGGACCTGCTGGCGGCGCGGGGCGCCGACGTCAACGACATGGCCGAGATCGACGAGCACGGGATCGGCGCAATCGTGCGGCGCATCCTCAAGGAAGTCGAGGCGGATGACGCGCTTTTGCATGTGAGCCTCGATGTCGATTTCATCGAGCCCGATCTGGCGCCCGGTGTGGGGACCACGGTGCCGGGCGGCGCGACGGTGCGCGAGGCGCATCTGGCAATGGAAATGGTGGGACGGTGCGGGCGGCTTGTCAGTCTCGACCTGGTCGAGCTCAACCCGTTTCTCGACGATCGGGGCAAGAGCGCCCGCCTGATGGTCGAACTGGCAGCGAGCGCCTTTGGACGCCGTATTTTCGACCGCCCGACACAACCTGCATAA
- a CDS encoding Lrp/AsnC family transcriptional regulator, giving the protein MPTTDHLDRKILSLLRDDARLPIASLAATLGVSRTTVRARMERMEANGTISGYGVRLGEPDDAERVRAIAMIEVEGRVTDKVARALSGLPQVRALYSTNGRWDLVAEIESASLPEFDSVLGAIRLIEGISLTETNILLAVRFRR; this is encoded by the coding sequence ATGCCAACCACCGATCATCTCGACCGTAAAATCCTGTCCCTCCTGCGCGACGATGCCCGCCTGCCCATCGCCAGCCTTGCCGCGACCCTTGGCGTGTCCCGCACCACCGTACGGGCACGCATGGAGCGCATGGAGGCCAACGGCACCATCTCGGGCTACGGCGTTCGCCTCGGCGAGCCCGACGACGCCGAACGCGTCCGCGCCATAGCCATGATCGAGGTCGAAGGCCGGGTCACCGACAAGGTCGCCCGCGCCCTCTCGGGACTGCCGCAGGTGCGGGCACTCTACAGCACGAATGGGCGCTGGGATCTCGTCGCCGAAATCGAAAGCGCTTCGCTGCCCGAATTCGATTCGGTCCTCGGCGCCATCCGCCTGATCGAGGGTATCAGCCTAACCGAAACCAACATCCTGCTAGCGGTCCGCTTCAGGCGTTAA